The following are from one region of the Nicotiana tabacum cultivar K326 chromosome 3, ASM71507v2, whole genome shotgun sequence genome:
- the LOC107809032 gene encoding stem-specific protein TSJT1-like yields the protein MLAIFKKSVVDPPKELQSPASLQISNKAASPQETMKNFLASNSNDGFSIGFMDKAFLAYSKPPPSSNPQQRLFCGLNDIYCIFLGSLNNLWALNKQYGLSKGANEAMLVSEAYRTLRDRGPFPAHEVLKGLEGSFGFVIYDHKAGNVFVALGADETMKLFWGIASDGSVMISDNVDHIKASCLKSFAPFPTGCMYHSESGLKSFEHPSYKMKPMPRVDSEGAMCGAYFKVDVYSKVNSMPRVGSSANWATWGQQA from the exons TGGTTGATCCACCAAAGGAACTGCAGAGTCCAGCCTCTTTGCAAATATCAAACAAGGCTGCATCACCTCAAGAGACAATGAAGAATTTCTTAGCTTCAAATTCCAACGATGGGTTTTCCATTGGATTCATGGATAAGGCATTCTTGGCCTATTCCAAACCTCCACCTTCATCAAATCCTCAACAAAG GTTGTTCTGTGGGTTGAATGACATATACTGCATATTCTTGGGAAGTTTGAACAATTTATGGGCACTAAACAAGCAGTATGGGCTATCAAAGGGAGCCAATGAGGCAATGCTTGTGAGTGAAGCATATCGAACACTTCGGGACAGAGGTCCATTCCCAGCTCATGAGGTCCTCAAGGGTCTTGAGGGAAGCTTTGGCTTTGTGATCTATGATCACAAGGCGGGTAATGTCTTTGTTGCCCTT GGTGCTGATGAAACAATGAAGCTGTTCTGGGGAATAGCATCTGATGGATCTGTCATGATCTCTGATAATGTGGATCATATCAAAGCAAGCTGTCTCAAATCATTTGCTCCCTTCCCAACTG GGTGCATGTACCACAGTGAAAGTGGATTAAAGAGCTTTGAGCATCCAAGTTACAAGATGAAACCAATGCCAAGAGTGGATAGTGAAGGAGCAATGTGTGGAGCTTATTTCAAAGTTGATGTCTACTCAAAGGTGAATAGCATGCCAAGAGTTGGAAGTTCTGCCAACTGGGCTACTTGGGGCCAGCAGGCTTAG
- the LOC107809031 gene encoding putative late blight resistance protein homolog R1B-11, whose amino-acid sequence MIVVSKLINLWVAEGFIEGTKSKNLEEIAEEYLRDLVSRNLAMVIKRRFNGRVKTCCIHDLLRDSVRREAEKENFLYVVSDHVDVLPGEAYSNRRLILHSEMVAIAEQRPSVPFTYSFLCCIGAGLPPFTSQLRSIIGYLGFKLLRVLDLGSSMFFTFPLEIAQLVNLRYLTLNCYDELPSCISELCHLKILIISSHLEGLALPADSWNMAQLRHVRLTRGCTMPDPMVASALVDGKSSKVLLDLQTLSYISFDLMYWEASDINFPNLECLLLYNCKNLIEIPVGIGDIPTLELIELYGCGSSANDSAKRIQREQQQYMENDGLNMKIHNSHIINEAIETRDWLEGCNIIISLQIQFTNSCDVKVMPKTAKELLLNGVAEDLVTVQKGKLNNLLMLEPQVKFTKLRPLWKMQEAY is encoded by the exons ATGATTGTTGTATCGAAGTTGATTAACTTATGGGTTGCAGAAGGATTCATAGAAGGGACAAAGTCAAAGAACTTAGAAGAGATTGCTGAGGAGTATTTAAGAGATCTAGTGAGTCGAAATTTAGCAATGGTGATTAAGAGGAGGTTCAATGGCAGAGTAAAAACATGTTGTATCCATGATCTCTTGAGGGATTCAGTACGAAGAGAAGCTGAAAAAGAGAACTTCTTGTACGTTGTGAGCGATCATGTTGATGTCTTGCCAGGGGAAGCATATTCCAACAGACGCCTCATTTTGCATTCTGAGATGGTGGCcattgccgagcaaaggccttCTGTTCCTTTTACTTATTCCTTTCTCTGTTGTATTGGAGCTGGACTTCCTCCATTTACTTCTCAGTTAAGGTCTATCATTGGTTATCTGGGCTTCAAACTACTGAGAGTTCTGGACCTAGGTTCGAGTATGTTCTTCACGTTTCCTCTGGAAATAGCACAATTGGTTAATCTGAGGTATCTCACGCTCAACTGTTATGATGAGCTGCCTTCATGTATTTCTGAACTCTGTCATTTGAAGATACTGATTATCTCTTCTCACCTAGAAGGTCTAGCTCTACCAGCAGATTCATGGAATATGGCACAATTAAGGCATGTCCGTTTGACCAGGGGCTGCACAATGCCTGATCCCATGGTTGCATCAGCACTAGTTGATGGAAAAAGCTCCAAAGTCCTATTAGACCTACAGACTCTTTCCTATATAAGCTTTG ATCTAATGTATTGGGAAGCCAGTGACATAAATTTCCCAAATCTTGAGTGCCTCCTGCTGTATAATTGCAAGAATCTAATCGAGATTCCTGTTGGTATAGGTGATATACCAACTTTGGAACTGATTGAGTTGTATGGATGTGGATCATCAGCTAATGATTCTGCCAAAAGAATTCAGCGAGAACAACAGCAGTATATGGAAAATGATGGACTCAATATGAAGATTCACAACTCTCACATCATAAATG AGGCTATTGAAACACGCGATTGGCTTGAAGGTTGCAATATCAT AATTagtttacaaatacagtttactaacaGTTGTGACGTAAAG GTCATGCCTAAGACTGCCAAGGAGCTATTACTGAACGGGGTAGCAGAGGACTTGGTAACAGTTCAG AAAGGGAAACTCAACAATCTTCTCATGTTGGAACCTCAAGTGAAATTTACAAAGCTGAGGCCCTTATGGAAGATGCAGGAAGCTTATTGA